In one Fusarium falciforme chromosome 5, complete sequence genomic region, the following are encoded:
- a CDS encoding HET domain-containing protein: MASAQDITEGEQLLETLWREPGRAELRCLLCQEPFTDDALIRTFRVEPPGDHSPSYSIVVPTHKGDILFFDRHMSCVAEHQVRFSAVSHVWDSSISHVQRQRQTVPQTPVAARNVLDISTKVYSGTEQAKDTAGELWLAYLSVPQWSDTLKNSIIRITHKLFTTAETTVIYFGDVDSDVVKQLYRKERSPERLAAVISVCNSQYFKRVWTAMEFIGSGRVRMMTSDCTYFGDLDDPAFFNRLYDVWNEELRHHAQAQRLEAEVQMGKNGKNQVPWSLGALREAKDLKRVNFAMGSTLLKEGMPRPGGLPPCPERHSPCELSHSDEL, encoded by the coding sequence ATGGCTTCAGCCCAAGACATCACTGAGGGCGAGCAGCTACTGGAGACTTTATGGCGAGAGCCTGGTAGAGCAGAATTACGATGTCTGTTGTGCCAAGAGCCATTTACCGACGATGCTCTCATTCGTACGTTCCGCGTGGAGCCTCCAGGCGATCACAGCCCCAGTTATAGCATTGTCGTGCCCACTCACAAGGGCgatatcctcttcttcgatcGACATATGAGTTGCGTGGCAGAGCACCAAGTCAGGTTCTCGGCGGTATCGCATGTCTGGGACTCCAGCATCTCCCACGTGCAGCGACAACGACAGACGGTACCGCAGACCCCAGTGGCTGCACGTAACGTCTTAGACATCTCGACCAAGGTTTACTCAGGCACTGAACAGGCCAAGGATACGGCTGGCGAACTATGGCTTGCCTACTTGAGCGTCCCTCAATGGTCTGATACCCTCAAGAACAGCATTATTCGCATCACGCATAAGCTCTTCACCACGGCCGAGACGACGGTTATCTACTTTGGCGATGTAGACTCAGATGTGGTCAAACAGCTGTACAGAAAGGAAAGGTCTCCAGAACGTCTTGCTGCCGTCATCTCTGTGTGCAACTCACAATACTTCAAACGTGTCTGGACTGCTATGGAGTTCATCGGAAGCGGGCGTGTCAGAATGATGACAAGCGATTGCACATACTTCGGTGATCTGGACGACCCTGCGTTCTTCAATCGACTGTATGATGTCTGGAACGAGGAGCTTAGGCATCATGCTCAGGCCCAACGTTTGGAGGCGGAAGTGCAAATGGGCAAGAATGGCAAAAACCAGGTTCCATGGAGCCTTGGAGCACTAAGAGAGGCAAAAGACTTGAAGAGAGTCAATTTTGCAATGGGTTCTACACTCCTCAAAGAGGGGATGCCGAGACCAGGTGGACTACCTCCATGCCCTGAGAGGCATAGTCCCTGCGAGCTCAGCCACTCCGATGAGCTCTGA